The following are encoded in a window of Cycloclasticus pugetii PS-1 genomic DNA:
- a CDS encoding HvfX family Cu-binding RiPP maturation protein, which produces MIKCINKLQSVLDSTRSVDFLAPLALRLYLAPIFWLAGTQKLAAFDSTVDWFGNADYGLGLPFPYFMAAAATWVEIIGAVLLLIGLAVRWVSIPLMITMAVAAVTVHLPNGWLAIAEGGGLFANERTRGAVERLNVAKEILHEHGNYNWLTENGSVVILNNGIEFASTYFIMLLVLFFMGAGKYLSLDFWIAKKFKG; this is translated from the coding sequence ATGATTAAATGTATTAACAAACTTCAATCTGTCTTAGATAGTACTCGCTCAGTGGATTTTTTGGCACCGTTGGCATTAAGGCTCTATCTTGCACCCATTTTTTGGCTCGCTGGCACCCAAAAATTAGCGGCTTTTGATAGCACTGTCGACTGGTTTGGCAATGCTGATTATGGCTTGGGCTTACCTTTCCCCTATTTTATGGCTGCTGCTGCAACTTGGGTAGAAATTATTGGCGCCGTTCTTTTACTTATTGGCCTTGCTGTTAGGTGGGTTTCTATTCCGTTAATGATCACCATGGCTGTTGCTGCTGTGACCGTGCATTTACCCAATGGTTGGTTAGCCATTGCTGAAGGCGGCGGCTTGTTTGCCAATGAGCGAACTCGTGGCGCTGTTGAGCGTCTCAACGTTGCAAAAGAGATTCTTCATGAACACGGGAATTACAACTGGCTCACCGAGAATGGTAGTGTCGTTATCTTGAATAATGGTATTGAATTTGCGAGCACTTATTTCATCATGTTACTTGTACTATTTTTTATGGGTGCGGGAAAATACCTTAGTTTAGATTTTTGGATTGCTAAAAAATTTAAGGGATAA
- a CDS encoding bile acid:sodium symporter family protein, with product MKLLNLISRGMAPLTLICAVIAFYQPAIFLIFKDYFLWFFAASMFALGVVLKPDELKTTIKTPKPILIGILSQYSIMPLLGATAAWLAGLPAEIALGVIIVGCAPGAMASNVIVFLAGGAVAFSVTLTTIATFLSPALTPLLVEWLGGTYLPIPFWPMMKTILLTVLLPLTFGMLIRKTLGQHARPLIEFAPSMASLAIIIICAYAVAANHDRLNSITPELFLVIISVNALGYLLGWSIAKFSHFSGPYRLTLAIEIGMQNAGLGVALALKHFSPETALPGALFAVWCILTGAGASAWLRHKQRLNALTDEAERT from the coding sequence ATGAAACTACTTAACCTCATTTCTCGCGGCATGGCGCCACTAACGCTCATATGCGCTGTGATCGCATTTTATCAACCCGCTATTTTTTTAATTTTTAAAGATTATTTTCTCTGGTTTTTTGCCGCCTCTATGTTTGCCTTGGGCGTAGTGTTAAAACCTGATGAATTAAAAACAACAATAAAAACTCCCAAACCGATCTTAATTGGTATCTTAAGCCAATACAGTATTATGCCCCTACTCGGCGCGACCGCCGCTTGGTTGGCGGGTTTACCAGCAGAAATAGCTTTAGGCGTTATTATTGTCGGTTGCGCACCCGGCGCAATGGCCAGTAATGTTATCGTATTCTTGGCCGGCGGAGCCGTCGCTTTCTCTGTCACGCTCACCACCATAGCAACATTCTTATCGCCTGCCTTAACTCCATTATTAGTTGAATGGTTAGGCGGCACTTACCTGCCAATTCCCTTTTGGCCGATGATGAAAACCATCTTACTAACGGTTTTACTGCCACTCACCTTTGGCATGCTGATTAGAAAAACCCTAGGTCAACATGCAAGGCCGCTCATTGAGTTCGCCCCTTCTATGGCTTCACTGGCCATTATTATTATCTGCGCTTATGCCGTTGCTGCTAACCACGACCGTTTAAATAGCATTACCCCTGAGTTGTTTTTAGTTATTATTTCCGTCAATGCACTGGGTTATTTACTCGGTTGGAGCATTGCAAAGTTTTCTCACTTTAGCGGCCCTTATCGCTTAACACTCGCGATAGAAATCGGCATGCAGAATGCTGGCTTAGGCGTGGCACTTGCCCTTAAACACTTTTCCCCCGAAACAGCCTTACCCGGTGCGTTGTTTGCTGTTTGGTGCATCCTAACCGGTGCGGGTGCTAGCGCTTGGCTACGCCACAAACAACGGTTAAACGCGTTAACAGACGAGGCAGAAAGAACTTAG
- a CDS encoding 6-phosphofructokinase has translation MTTKNAFYAQSGGVTAVINASACGLIETARQHGDKIGKVYAGRNGIIGALTEDLIDTSLESDEDIAALRYTPSGAFGSCRYKLKSFEENRAEYERLIAVFKAHNIGYFFYNGGGDSQDTTHKLSQLSQSLGHDLRCIGIPKTVDNDLPLTDNCPGFGSVAKYVAVSIREAGFDVASMARTSTKVFVLEVMGRHAGWIAAAGGLAAEREGESPHIILFPEITFDQEKFLAKVESTVKKHGFCCIVVSEGVRNPDGTFLAEAGTRDAFGHAQLGGVAPVVADMIKTAHGYKYHWAVADYLQRAARHIASKTDVDQAYAMGKAAVELALNGKTAVMPTIVRTSNNPYQWEIGVGELKDVANVEQMLPAHYISEDGFGITPECEEYLRPLIMGEDSPPYVNGLPQYVRLKNLPVEKILNEPFDL, from the coding sequence ATGACCACTAAAAATGCTTTTTACGCTCAATCTGGCGGTGTCACCGCTGTTATCAATGCAAGCGCCTGCGGGCTCATTGAAACTGCACGTCAACATGGCGATAAAATAGGCAAGGTATACGCAGGCCGTAATGGCATTATTGGCGCCTTGACCGAAGACCTTATAGACACATCGTTAGAGTCTGATGAAGATATTGCCGCCTTACGTTATACCCCTTCAGGTGCATTTGGTTCATGTCGTTATAAATTAAAAAGCTTTGAAGAAAACCGCGCTGAATACGAACGTCTTATTGCTGTTTTCAAAGCTCATAATATTGGTTATTTCTTTTACAATGGCGGCGGTGATTCACAAGACACCACGCATAAACTCTCCCAATTAAGTCAATCATTAGGACATGACTTGCGTTGTATCGGCATTCCAAAAACTGTCGACAACGATTTACCGCTTACTGATAACTGCCCAGGATTTGGCTCCGTTGCCAAATATGTGGCAGTTTCAATACGTGAGGCTGGCTTTGACGTTGCCTCAATGGCACGCACATCAACCAAGGTATTTGTACTTGAAGTAATGGGCCGGCATGCGGGTTGGATTGCCGCAGCTGGTGGCTTGGCAGCTGAAAGAGAAGGTGAGTCACCACATATTATTTTGTTTCCTGAGATTACGTTTGACCAAGAAAAATTTCTAGCCAAAGTTGAGAGCACTGTTAAAAAACATGGCTTCTGCTGCATCGTTGTTTCTGAAGGAGTTAGGAACCCTGACGGAACGTTTTTAGCGGAAGCTGGCACCCGTGATGCCTTTGGTCATGCCCAACTAGGTGGTGTCGCTCCGGTAGTTGCTGACATGATTAAAACTGCCCATGGCTACAAATACCATTGGGCTGTGGCAGATTATTTACAACGTGCCGCACGCCATATCGCCTCTAAAACCGATGTAGACCAAGCCTATGCGATGGGCAAAGCCGCGGTTGAGCTTGCGCTTAACGGAAAAACCGCTGTCATGCCAACCATTGTTCGCACCAGCAATAATCCATACCAATGGGAAATAGGTGTTGGCGAATTAAAAGACGTTGCTAATGTTGAGCAAATGCTTCCTGCGCATTACATCAGTGAAGATGGCTTTGGCATTACCCCTGAATGTGAAGAATACTTGCGACCTTTAATTATGGGTGAAGACTCTCCTCCTTATGTTAATGGCCTCCCTCAATACGTTCGCTTGAAAAACTTACCGGTTGAAAAAATACTTAACGAGCCGTTTGACCTGTAA
- a CDS encoding bifunctional diguanylate cyclase/phosphodiesterase, protein MSLSKQLLILISALFLIIFSVNFVLSVNNIRSYLEGESQIHAQDTATSLGLSLSPYMVDTQDPVLETMMKAIFDRGYYKEIKLVDVTGQSLVTLRNDKTFASVPQWFIDFVPMQTARADSEISSGWSISGTVSVTINPGYAYFKLYEQVKTSFYYSLMVFAASIVLLLLVLQITLSSLKRIGVMAETISTGHFDMIKRLPWTTEVRKVALSMNVMSKKLERVIQNLNTKLENIGKKLQLDELTGLSKKSSFELRLKEVQSSHEEAFVFMIKIDALTSLVKELGPDTIDQFIKDFAEILKSKTSVDSSVDIDAYRFFGSEFVLLMRGATVDQSERLARSLSTSFTELGEQYNKKDIAHIGVAAFDPFSPKNNILLAANEAYEQAQLIGANSYYLRKGKDRAKDMAEWKELVFDIVDNDDFKVSYVSTTENLQTADVLMQDAFSEALDKNGDVLSIGTFVSIAEKFVKIVDLDKGVVSRVIDHIKESNISNQIAINLSSRTVKSSDFRGWLTVLLNQNQAVAGQLVFSLSAYAVNKEIGVYKEFIHFIRKHNAKVLIKRFETQSMLPQAVKELKPDYIRLARDLGNGIAQDVEKREFVKTMLEIGELLDIQVLAENIQADEDIACLTKMGVLGASR, encoded by the coding sequence ATGTCGTTATCTAAACAATTACTGATTCTTATCTCTGCGCTATTTCTGATTATTTTCAGTGTGAATTTTGTATTGAGTGTAAACAATATAAGAAGCTATTTGGAAGGGGAGTCACAAATTCATGCGCAAGATACGGCGACCTCATTGGGCTTATCACTTAGCCCCTATATGGTGGACACTCAAGACCCCGTGCTTGAAACAATGATGAAAGCAATATTTGATCGTGGGTATTATAAGGAAATTAAGCTGGTTGATGTGACAGGGCAGAGTTTGGTAACACTGAGGAATGATAAAACATTTGCCTCAGTGCCTCAGTGGTTTATTGATTTTGTGCCCATGCAAACAGCTCGTGCCGACAGTGAAATTAGTTCTGGTTGGAGTATCAGTGGTACTGTTTCGGTAACAATTAACCCTGGCTATGCGTATTTTAAACTTTATGAGCAAGTGAAAACGAGTTTCTATTACTCGCTTATGGTTTTTGCTGCATCGATTGTTTTGTTGTTGTTGGTGTTGCAAATAACCTTGTCTTCGCTGAAAAGAATTGGCGTCATGGCAGAAACGATATCGACAGGGCATTTCGATATGATTAAGCGCTTACCTTGGACAACTGAGGTTCGAAAGGTGGCTTTGTCGATGAATGTAATGTCTAAAAAGTTAGAACGTGTCATTCAAAACCTGAACACAAAACTAGAGAACATTGGGAAGAAACTTCAACTGGATGAGTTGACTGGGTTAAGTAAAAAAAGCAGTTTTGAACTGAGGCTGAAAGAAGTGCAAAGCTCACATGAAGAGGCTTTTGTTTTTATGATAAAAATAGATGCTTTAACAAGTTTAGTCAAAGAGTTAGGCCCTGATACGATAGATCAATTTATTAAGGATTTTGCTGAAATATTAAAATCAAAAACGAGCGTTGACTCTTCGGTGGATATCGACGCATATCGTTTTTTTGGTTCAGAGTTTGTGTTGTTAATGCGCGGTGCAACAGTTGATCAGTCAGAAAGATTAGCTCGATCATTAAGCACTTCATTTACTGAATTGGGCGAGCAATATAATAAAAAAGATATCGCACATATAGGCGTTGCGGCCTTTGACCCATTTAGTCCGAAAAACAATATTTTGTTGGCTGCTAATGAAGCGTATGAACAAGCGCAGCTTATTGGTGCTAATAGCTACTACCTTCGAAAAGGTAAAGATCGAGCGAAGGATATGGCTGAATGGAAGGAGTTGGTGTTTGATATTGTTGATAATGATGACTTTAAAGTCTCCTATGTCAGCACAACGGAGAACCTCCAAACGGCGGATGTGTTGATGCAAGATGCCTTTTCTGAAGCACTTGATAAGAATGGTGATGTGCTTTCAATTGGCACCTTTGTTTCGATAGCCGAAAAGTTTGTAAAGATTGTAGACCTCGATAAAGGGGTGGTGTCTCGAGTCATTGATCATATCAAAGAGAGTAATATTTCCAATCAAATAGCCATTAACTTATCTAGCAGAACGGTAAAGAGTAGTGATTTTAGGGGCTGGTTGACAGTTTTGTTAAATCAAAACCAGGCGGTTGCAGGTCAGTTAGTTTTTAGCTTGTCGGCGTATGCCGTTAATAAAGAGATCGGTGTGTATAAAGAATTTATTCACTTTATACGTAAACATAATGCCAAGGTTCTTATTAAGCGATTCGAGACGCAGTCAATGTTGCCCCAGGCAGTTAAAGAGTTAAAGCCTGACTATATTCGTCTAGCCCGAGACCTTGGTAACGGTATTGCGCAGGATGTTGAGAAACGTGAGTTTGTAAAAACAATGCTTGAAATAGGAGAGTTATTAGATATTCAGGTGTTAGCAGAGAATATTCAGGCCGATGAAGACATTGCCTGTTTAACAAAAATGGGTGTTTTAGGCGCTAGTCGTTAG